A stretch of Aureispira sp. CCB-E DNA encodes these proteins:
- a CDS encoding NAD(P)/FAD-dependent oxidoreductase produces MKNKYDTIVIGSGIGGLTTAALLAKAYHKKVLVLEQHWTLGGLTHEFERKTASNTYSWDVGVHYIGFLQQGDLMTEVYDYISNGQLEWEKIKDPFDTFWYPDFRFGVSSDLEQYKKDLCTLFPKEKKAILRFFKHVKSAANWAAFWFLKETLPRPLSWIMALLKKSQEGFFMQTTQHYLDKNFKDPKLKALLTSQWGDYATIPNESILWGHCMIVNHYSIGGFYPKGGSKTIAQSVVPTIEAAGGRCLCNASVNEILIENGQAIGCTYRIKEQGKWVEKTVYADNIVSSIGAKNTFRKLLRNPIHPEIEQIQSGHTAMTIYLGLKENPKEKLGVTGGNFWLFNHYNHNDFVKNEDIAKNPAQFCFLSFPSLKDPSRKAHTAEIVAFTQYKTFEQWQHTDWQNRGEAYEDYKKMVAERYISFVEKRFSGFKDMIDYIEVSSPLSLKKFTQRPKGAMYGLDLSKQRFDLTCLNAQTSIPNLYLSGADVMIMGVSGAAFGGVISAAKIGSKLGAISLIPKIKMDNQQRKKQGKSMKIYT; encoded by the coding sequence ATGAAAAATAAATACGATACCATCGTGATTGGTTCTGGAATTGGAGGACTAACCACCGCCGCCCTACTAGCCAAAGCTTATCATAAAAAAGTCTTGGTCTTGGAACAACATTGGACATTAGGAGGTTTAACGCATGAATTTGAGCGAAAAACAGCCTCCAATACTTATAGCTGGGATGTTGGGGTACACTATATCGGTTTTTTACAGCAAGGAGATTTAATGACAGAGGTCTATGATTATATTAGCAATGGTCAACTGGAATGGGAAAAAATTAAAGATCCCTTTGATACATTTTGGTATCCTGACTTTCGATTTGGTGTCAGTTCAGACTTAGAGCAGTATAAAAAAGACCTTTGTACGCTTTTCCCAAAAGAAAAGAAAGCTATTTTACGTTTTTTTAAGCATGTAAAATCAGCTGCTAACTGGGCTGCTTTTTGGTTCTTAAAAGAAACCCTTCCTCGTCCGTTAAGTTGGATAATGGCATTGCTTAAAAAGTCTCAGGAAGGATTTTTCATGCAGACTACACAGCATTATTTAGATAAAAACTTCAAAGATCCCAAACTAAAGGCTTTGCTAACTTCTCAATGGGGGGATTATGCTACCATTCCAAACGAGAGTATACTGTGGGGACATTGTATGATTGTTAATCATTATAGTATTGGGGGATTTTATCCCAAAGGCGGCTCCAAAACCATTGCTCAATCTGTTGTTCCAACCATTGAAGCGGCAGGCGGGAGATGTTTGTGCAATGCTTCTGTCAATGAAATTTTGATCGAAAATGGTCAAGCCATAGGTTGTACTTATCGGATCAAAGAGCAGGGAAAATGGGTTGAAAAGACAGTCTATGCAGACAATATTGTTTCGAGTATAGGCGCTAAAAATACCTTTAGAAAATTACTTCGGAATCCCATCCACCCAGAGATAGAACAGATACAGTCTGGACATACAGCAATGACTATTTATTTAGGATTAAAAGAAAATCCAAAAGAGAAATTAGGCGTTACAGGGGGAAATTTTTGGTTGTTTAATCATTATAATCACAATGATTTTGTCAAAAACGAAGACATTGCAAAAAATCCTGCTCAATTTTGCTTTCTTTCTTTTCCTTCTCTCAAAGACCCTTCTAGAAAAGCACATACTGCCGAAATTGTTGCCTTTACTCAGTACAAAACGTTTGAACAATGGCAACATACTGACTGGCAAAACAGAGGCGAAGCATACGAGGATTACAAAAAAATGGTTGCCGAACGTTATATCTCTTTTGTAGAAAAACGTTTCTCTGGTTTTAAGGATATGATAGACTATATTGAGGTTTCTTCTCCTTTAAGTTTAAAAAAGTTTACGCAGCGTCCTAAAGGTGCCATGTATGGTTTGGATTTAAGTAAACAACGCTTTGATTTAACCTGTCTCAACGCTCAAACTTCTATTCCTAACCTTTACCTAAGTGGTGCCGATGTGATGATTATGGGAGTTTCTGGTGCTGCTTTTGGTGGTGTTATTTCGGCTGCTAAAATTGGAAGTAAACTAGGAGCCATTTCGCTTATTCCTAAAATAAAAATGGATAATCAACAACGAAAAAAACAAGGTAAATCTATGAAAATTTACACTTAG
- a CDS encoding L-threonylcarbamoyladenylate synthase, with protein MSALYLEIHPDNPEERKIKQVTQIIADGGLVIYPTDTLYGLGCDITNNKAVERICRIKGIKPQKANFSFICSDLSNISFYTKPFSNNVYKAMRKNLPGPFTFILKASTQVPKMLKNNRKNVGIRVPNSPIVAQLVAQLDNPIMSTSIKNIDDEITPYPTDPYEIYEAYKNLVDVVIDGGFGGNVPSTVVDCTADYPEVIREGLGTLKS; from the coding sequence ATGTCAGCATTGTACTTAGAAATCCATCCCGACAATCCCGAAGAACGAAAAATCAAGCAAGTTACTCAAATTATTGCCGATGGTGGTTTGGTAATCTACCCGACAGATACTTTGTATGGTCTGGGCTGTGATATTACCAACAACAAAGCCGTTGAACGTATTTGTCGCATCAAAGGAATCAAGCCTCAAAAAGCGAATTTTTCCTTTATTTGCTCCGATTTGAGCAATATCTCTTTTTATACCAAACCCTTTAGCAATAATGTGTATAAAGCAATGCGCAAAAACCTCCCTGGGCCATTTACTTTCATCCTAAAAGCAAGTACCCAAGTCCCTAAAATGCTAAAAAACAATCGAAAAAATGTAGGTATTCGGGTTCCCAATAGTCCGATTGTTGCCCAATTGGTTGCCCAGTTGGACAATCCGATAATGTCAACTTCTATCAAAAATATTGACGATGAGATTACCCCTTACCCTACCGATCCTTACGAAATTTATGAAGCCTACAAAAACCTAGTCGATGTCGTTATCGATGGAGGCTTTGGTGGTAATGTTCCATCAACTGTTGTAGACTGTACTGCTGATTATCCCGAAGTTATTCGTGAGGGTCTAGGAACCTTAAAATCGTAA
- the fmt gene encoding methionyl-tRNA formyltransferase: MRIVFMGTPDFAVPSLDILLKNGYDIVGVITATDKWGGRGNKKLLESDVKKYAVEKGLHILQPKNLKSPEFQAELRALKADLQIVVAFRMLPEAVWDMPPLGTMNLHGSLLPKYRGAAPIHWAVVNGEKETGVTTFLLQHEIDTGDLLFQAKTEIGENETTGELYNRLKVIGADLMLKSVQTIENGNYQLQPQDNSQVCHAPKIFHQDCNINFDQTTEAVHNFIRGMSPFPTAWTTLDGEKLKIFKTQKETTTHNYPPGTLKTDGKKFLKVATQDGYVNLLDVQLTKRKRMDIKSFLNGYTIQDNTITTSSI; encoded by the coding sequence ATGAGAATTGTTTTTATGGGAACGCCTGATTTTGCGGTTCCTTCTTTAGATATTTTATTAAAAAATGGCTACGATATTGTAGGCGTTATTACGGCAACAGACAAATGGGGCGGTCGTGGCAATAAGAAGTTGCTAGAATCTGATGTCAAAAAGTATGCTGTAGAAAAAGGGCTCCATATCTTACAACCTAAAAACTTAAAAAGTCCTGAATTTCAAGCTGAATTGCGTGCCTTAAAAGCCGATTTGCAAATCGTGGTTGCCTTTCGTATGTTGCCTGAAGCTGTCTGGGATATGCCTCCTTTGGGAACGATGAATTTGCATGGTTCTTTATTACCTAAATATCGCGGAGCAGCTCCCATTCATTGGGCTGTTGTAAACGGTGAAAAAGAAACTGGTGTAACAACCTTCTTGTTGCAACATGAAATCGACACGGGCGATTTGCTCTTTCAAGCCAAAACAGAAATTGGAGAAAATGAAACAACAGGTGAGTTATACAATCGCTTAAAAGTAATTGGAGCTGATTTGATGCTAAAAAGCGTTCAGACCATTGAGAACGGTAATTATCAATTACAACCACAGGACAATAGCCAAGTTTGCCATGCACCTAAAATTTTTCATCAAGACTGTAACATCAACTTTGATCAAACCACAGAAGCGGTACACAACTTTATTCGCGGTATGAGCCCCTTCCCTACTGCTTGGACAACTTTAGACGGTGAAAAATTGAAAATTTTTAAAACTCAAAAAGAAACCACTACACACAATTATCCACCAGGCACTCTTAAAACAGATGGTAAAAAATTCTTAAAAGTAGCAACTCAAGATGGTTATGTCAACTTACTAGATGTCCAACTAACCAAACGCAAACGCATGGATATCAAAAGCTTTCTAAATGGTTATACCATACAAGATAACACTATAACAACATCTAGTATTTAA
- a CDS encoding AAA family ATPase yields MKQEEQYSPAVYFKSLTIEGIHCFKSEQTIDLTDNDDNPAMWTVILGNNNTGKTTLLKCLAIYNDQENPNSSSFLTHKHNAINIVNYSINIRLNNHAFRRIKDYTSHQTSELNALLNNDNNSLLLIDAYSTQRKQGKSTFIEYQLNDRAESLFKDDIESIINAEEWFLGTKFDALNGDKKAEQNLTQITHTLVSILPDITNIEIGGNGNRRVHFVTKGGERVLVNQLGSGYQSLVTWVVDFAKRMFDRYPTSDNPLAEPAIVLVDEIDLHLHPEWQRKIVSFLRDKFPKTQFIVTAHSPLVIQSSDDINVVVLQKNEETDEVSIYQPKETNFQGWTIEEILSDLMGMGAKIRSDKYLELLSRFNEGLDEDNYQLANIAFEELKQILNPQSAKLELLKLQMASLSND; encoded by the coding sequence ATGAAGCAAGAAGAACAATATTCACCCGCCGTTTATTTTAAATCATTGACGATTGAGGGCATCCATTGTTTTAAATCAGAACAAACCATTGACCTTACAGACAATGATGATAATCCTGCTATGTGGACGGTTATTTTGGGAAATAATAATACAGGGAAGACTACGCTTTTGAAGTGTTTGGCTATTTATAATGATCAAGAAAACCCCAACAGTTCTAGCTTTCTTACTCATAAACACAATGCTATTAACATTGTCAATTATTCAATTAATATAAGATTAAATAATCATGCATTTCGACGTATTAAAGATTATACTAGTCACCAAACATCCGAATTGAATGCCCTCCTCAATAACGATAACAATTCTCTCCTACTTATTGACGCATACAGCACCCAACGGAAACAAGGCAAAAGTACATTTATAGAATACCAACTCAATGATCGAGCAGAGTCCTTATTTAAAGATGACATAGAATCCATTATCAACGCAGAAGAATGGTTTTTAGGGACAAAATTTGATGCTCTAAATGGAGATAAAAAAGCAGAACAAAATTTAACTCAAATTACCCATACACTAGTTTCCATTTTACCCGATATTACCAACATAGAAATTGGTGGAAACGGAAATAGGCGCGTCCACTTCGTCACCAAAGGAGGCGAAAGAGTTCTAGTGAATCAATTGGGTTCGGGATACCAAAGTTTGGTCACTTGGGTCGTAGACTTTGCCAAACGTATGTTTGACCGTTATCCTACTAGCGACAATCCATTGGCGGAACCAGCTATTGTTTTGGTTGATGAAATTGATTTGCATTTGCACCCCGAATGGCAACGTAAAATTGTATCTTTTTTGAGAGATAAGTTTCCTAAAACGCAATTCATTGTTACTGCTCACAGCCCTTTAGTAATTCAATCTTCAGATGATATTAATGTGGTGGTCTTGCAAAAGAATGAGGAAACAGATGAAGTAAGTATTTATCAGCCCAAAGAAACCAACTTTCAAGGTTGGACAATAGAAGAAATTCTATCTGATTTGATGGGGATGGGAGCAAAAATTCGTTCCGATAAATACTTAGAACTTTTATCAAGATTCAATGAAGGTTTAGACGAAGATAATTATCAGCTAGCAAATATAGCTTTTGAAGAATTAAAACAGATTTTAAACCCCCAAAGTGCAAAATTAGAATTGTTAAAACTCCAAATGGCATCTTTAAGTAATGATTAA
- a CDS encoding carboxypeptidase M32, whose product MSIIRKQYEQYVAHLQKIQDLNSTLALLHWDNEVNAPPKGAQIRGQQIATLSATVHEWATSPEFGGLLVNLNDNRQALSENEAKNVELSLALYNKEKNLSTEFVTAFSKARTNAFQAWLKARKAKDYSLYKNELSVMIELLKEKAELIGYDEHPYDALIDEFEKGATVAQLDVLFGDVRQQLVAFAKEIQAKGKPSEKSFLNRHYDKQKQWDFGIELLTQMGYDFEAGRQDISEHPFTTTFSSKDVRVTTRIEEDNPIEMIGGCVHEGGHALYEMGLPAKYYGLPLGMPTSLGIHESQSRLWENQVGLSLAYWKANFPRMQELFPASLGDITIEQFYKAINQLEPNYLRTIADEIHYHLHVLIRYEIEKGLIEGTYDVDSLETVWNQKYKDFLGLDVPHPTYGILQDVHWAEGLFGYFPTYSLGSFYAAQFYSKAKEDIPNLEAEIAQGNMKPLLEWLRYHIHQHGQKYTSEELCQRITGEGLNLSYFMNYAREKYAIIYDFDAKVLSEI is encoded by the coding sequence ATGTCTATAATAAGAAAACAATACGAACAATATGTTGCTCATCTACAAAAAATACAAGACCTAAACAGTACACTCGCCCTCTTGCATTGGGATAATGAAGTCAACGCCCCTCCTAAAGGTGCCCAAATACGTGGGCAACAGATTGCTACTCTATCAGCAACTGTGCACGAATGGGCTACGAGTCCCGAATTCGGGGGACTATTGGTTAATTTAAATGATAATCGTCAGGCATTATCAGAAAATGAAGCCAAAAATGTTGAACTGAGTTTGGCGCTTTATAACAAAGAAAAAAACTTATCGACAGAATTTGTTACTGCTTTCTCCAAAGCTAGAACGAACGCCTTTCAAGCTTGGCTCAAAGCCCGTAAAGCCAAGGACTATAGTTTATACAAAAATGAACTGAGTGTCATGATTGAGTTGCTCAAAGAAAAAGCAGAGCTGATTGGTTACGACGAACATCCTTACGATGCCTTGATTGATGAATTTGAAAAAGGCGCTACTGTTGCTCAATTGGATGTTTTATTTGGTGATGTTCGACAACAACTAGTTGCATTTGCCAAAGAAATTCAAGCCAAGGGAAAACCTAGTGAAAAATCGTTTTTGAATCGTCATTATGACAAGCAAAAACAGTGGGATTTTGGAATTGAGTTATTAACACAAATGGGCTACGACTTTGAAGCAGGTCGCCAAGATATTTCTGAGCATCCTTTTACCACAACATTTTCCTCCAAAGACGTTCGAGTAACGACTAGAATTGAAGAAGATAATCCAATTGAAATGATTGGTGGTTGTGTTCATGAAGGAGGACATGCGCTTTATGAAATGGGGTTGCCAGCCAAATATTATGGTCTTCCTTTGGGAATGCCAACGTCGCTGGGTATCCACGAGTCACAATCTAGATTGTGGGAAAATCAAGTAGGCTTGAGTTTGGCTTACTGGAAAGCTAATTTTCCTCGCATGCAAGAATTGTTTCCCGCTTCTTTAGGAGATATTACAATTGAACAATTCTACAAAGCAATCAATCAGCTGGAGCCCAACTATCTACGAACAATTGCGGATGAAATACATTATCACTTGCATGTTTTGATTCGTTACGAAATTGAAAAAGGGTTGATAGAAGGCACCTATGATGTAGACAGTCTAGAAACTGTTTGGAATCAAAAATACAAAGACTTTTTGGGCTTAGATGTTCCACATCCTACTTATGGGATTCTGCAAGATGTACATTGGGCAGAAGGTTTGTTTGGGTATTTCCCAACCTATTCACTAGGAAGCTTCTATGCTGCTCAATTTTATTCCAAAGCCAAAGAGGATATTCCTAATCTCGAAGCAGAAATTGCACAGGGTAATATGAAGCCTTTGTTAGAATGGTTGCGTTATCACATTCATCAACACGGTCAAAAATATACTTCAGAAGAACTCTGCCAACGAATTACAGGAGAAGGCTTAAATTTGAGTTACTTTATGAACTATGCAAGAGAGAAATATGCTATTATTTATGACTTTGATGCTAAAGTTTTAAGCGAAATTTAA
- a CDS encoding Gfo/Idh/MocA family oxidoreductase — translation MLKIGVLGLGHLGKIHVKCIQMIDQYELVGLFDIDQKLTSKIATEQNVQAFESVEALIEAVDVVDIVTPTITHFELAKKVVAAGKHFFIEKPITHTLQEAQELCALVQNQPIKAQVGHVERFNPALLAIEDKNLNPMFVEAHRLALFNPRGTDVSVVLDLMIHDLDIILKLIPHEVHSVQASGVAIVSSSADIANARIEFKNGAIVNITASRISMKNMRKLRVFQSDAYLSLDFLNKQTEVVRIHEQIPTGKDNCMELDTSIGKRYIELDMPEAKPNNAIKMELESFANSILSNQPTKVALEDGLKALQLAYWIMQEIEHHQNRITTNQNQHKLF, via the coding sequence ATGCTCAAAATAGGCGTCTTAGGACTAGGTCATTTAGGTAAAATTCATGTCAAATGCATTCAAATGATTGACCAATACGAGTTAGTTGGCTTATTTGACATAGACCAAAAGTTAACCTCCAAGATAGCGACAGAACAGAATGTTCAAGCTTTTGAATCGGTTGAAGCCTTGATCGAAGCAGTAGATGTAGTAGACATTGTAACGCCAACCATTACCCATTTTGAGTTGGCAAAAAAAGTTGTTGCTGCTGGCAAGCATTTTTTTATCGAAAAACCAATTACCCATACGCTTCAAGAAGCACAAGAACTCTGCGCATTGGTGCAAAACCAACCCATCAAAGCACAAGTAGGACACGTAGAGCGTTTTAATCCTGCCTTGTTAGCCATCGAAGATAAGAACTTAAATCCTATGTTTGTAGAAGCGCATCGGTTGGCCTTGTTTAATCCTAGAGGAACAGACGTCTCTGTTGTATTGGATTTAATGATTCACGACTTGGATATTATTTTAAAATTAATTCCTCACGAAGTTCATTCTGTCCAAGCGAGTGGCGTTGCTATTGTTAGTTCTTCGGCAGATATTGCCAATGCTCGAATAGAATTCAAAAATGGCGCCATTGTCAATATTACAGCCAGCCGTATTTCTATGAAAAATATGCGCAAATTGAGAGTTTTTCAATCCGATGCCTATCTGAGTTTGGATTTTCTAAACAAACAAACAGAAGTGGTGCGCATTCACGAGCAAATTCCAACAGGTAAAGACAATTGCATGGAATTGGATACCAGTATTGGTAAACGCTATATTGAATTAGATATGCCTGAAGCCAAGCCCAACAATGCTATTAAAATGGAATTAGAGTCCTTTGCCAATAGCATTCTTAGCAACCAACCAACAAAAGTCGCCTTAGAAGATGGGTTAAAAGCCTTGCAATTAGCTTATTGGATCATGCAAGAGATTGAACATCATCAAAATCGAATTACAACCAACCAAAATCAACATAAACTATTTTAA
- the rpe gene encoding ribulose-phosphate 3-epimerase, with protein sequence MKHLIAPSILAADFANMGRDIQMLHESNADWVHVDVMDGRFVPNISFGFPVLKAIKPLTDKVMDCHLMIEEPEKYVEEFAAAGADIITIHYEATNHLHRAMQQIKATGAKAGVALNPHTRVDLLFDILEEIDLVCLMSVNPGFGGQKFIYSTLQKVRDLKAEIITRNLNTKIEIDGGVGLQNAEVLLQAGADVLVAGSAVFKAEDPKDMINRLKQVGVEKII encoded by the coding sequence ATGAAACACTTAATTGCACCTTCAATTCTAGCTGCTGATTTTGCCAACATGGGAAGAGACATCCAAATGTTACACGAGAGCAATGCCGACTGGGTACACGTAGATGTCATGGATGGTCGTTTTGTGCCCAATATTTCTTTTGGATTCCCTGTCCTAAAAGCCATCAAACCTTTAACAGACAAAGTAATGGATTGTCATTTGATGATTGAGGAACCAGAAAAATATGTTGAAGAATTTGCTGCCGCTGGAGCCGATATTATTACCATTCACTACGAAGCAACCAACCACTTGCATCGTGCGATGCAACAGATTAAAGCAACAGGAGCTAAAGCTGGTGTTGCCTTAAACCCACATACTAGAGTAGACCTATTGTTTGACATCTTAGAAGAAATTGATTTGGTTTGCTTGATGTCTGTAAACCCTGGGTTTGGAGGGCAAAAGTTCATTTATTCGACGTTGCAAAAAGTACGAGATTTAAAAGCTGAAATTATCACTCGAAACTTAAATACCAAAATTGAGATTGATGGTGGTGTGGGGTTGCAAAACGCAGAAGTTTTATTGCAAGCGGGTGCTGATGTATTGGTAGCGGGTTCTGCTGTTTTCAAAGCCGAAGATCCAAAGGATATGATCAATCGCCTAAAACAAGTGGGCGTTGAAAAAATCATCTAA
- a CDS encoding DUF4804 domain-containing protein: MQNYTIIIPKETQDQAKKYWKQIQDNLRDAGQYVYNGFRYKDAKSCTVDDFLEVLLQTKVPTIFAESAVYGDGRDWSLVELGILGDISIAVPVTIFDNGRHQNPLIHQEPFDGILLYTPGALLRNDTGNEPADWSAVTTAKKLDYDKYYKLYERRLLPLLKYADVEAAKANKEAFITIPGLGCGMFAGRFQGQLGALLKQVLIDLLENYGGQLSNIKAVYYDPYQECNNERLEIEGISLMVRPLAKGNEGKSQLAKLSTFEETSDDFSNCLLFSLVAWDHVSWPGNDFYVNSRATDDGVKAAATSSMFVMTGIEGVYDKISCCYQAPSPYQNWKQVIINNQLKLRIRGNLQVL; encoded by the coding sequence ATGCAGAACTACACCATTATTATCCCGAAGGAGACTCAAGACCAAGCGAAAAAATATTGGAAACAGATACAAGATAATTTGAGGGACGCAGGGCAGTACGTTTATAATGGTTTTAGATATAAGGATGCAAAAAGTTGTACCGTAGATGATTTCTTAGAAGTCTTGTTACAAACCAAAGTACCTACGATTTTTGCAGAAAGTGCGGTTTATGGAGACGGTCGAGATTGGAGTTTGGTGGAACTAGGAATCTTGGGAGATATTAGTATTGCGGTACCTGTGACGATTTTTGATAATGGCCGCCATCAAAATCCTTTAATACATCAAGAACCTTTCGATGGTATCTTGTTGTATACGCCTGGTGCTTTATTAAGAAATGATACGGGGAACGAACCTGCTGATTGGAGTGCCGTAACAACAGCAAAAAAACTGGATTATGACAAATATTATAAACTATACGAACGTCGGTTGTTGCCATTGTTGAAATATGCAGATGTAGAAGCTGCGAAAGCAAATAAAGAAGCGTTTATAACCATACCCGGTTTGGGGTGCGGTATGTTTGCTGGTCGATTTCAAGGGCAGTTGGGGGCTTTGCTGAAACAGGTGCTCATTGATTTATTAGAAAATTATGGAGGGCAGTTGTCCAATATAAAAGCTGTCTATTATGACCCTTATCAAGAATGTAATAACGAACGCTTGGAAATTGAGGGCATTTCTTTGATGGTTCGCCCTTTGGCAAAGGGCAATGAAGGAAAATCTCAACTAGCAAAGTTATCTACTTTTGAAGAAACTTCAGACGATTTTTCAAACTGCTTATTGTTTAGTCTAGTTGCTTGGGATCATGTTTCTTGGCCTGGAAACGATTTTTATGTTAACTCTAGGGCAACCGATGATGGTGTAAAGGCAGCGGCAACAAGTTCTATGTTTGTGATGACAGGGATAGAAGGTGTCTATGATAAAATAAGTTGTTGCTATCAAGCACCGTCTCCTTATCAAAACTGGAAACAAGTCATTATTAACAATCAATTGAAGTTGAGAATAAGAGGAAATTTACAAGTATTGTAG
- a CDS encoding DUF423 domain-containing protein: protein MYKKLLIITGVLGMLAVILGAFGAHALANKLSTSQLSTYQTGIQYHYYHTITLLIVVMASQWFVKPTWLYRSAICFVIGILCFSGSIYLLACKELLSLQDWTKIIGPITPIGGLFFIAGWAMLVFHAFRYPTSSVSEQAYKRVLDEQHQQG from the coding sequence ATGTACAAAAAACTTTTAATCATTACGGGGGTGTTGGGTATGTTAGCAGTTATATTAGGTGCTTTTGGAGCGCATGCACTAGCAAATAAGTTAAGTACTAGTCAACTAAGCACTTATCAAACAGGTATTCAATATCATTATTATCATACAATTACCTTATTGATTGTTGTTATGGCGAGTCAATGGTTTGTAAAGCCTACTTGGCTGTATCGAAGTGCGATTTGCTTTGTTATAGGAATACTTTGTTTTTCGGGCTCTATTTACCTTTTGGCTTGCAAAGAATTGCTATCTTTGCAAGATTGGACTAAAATTATCGGTCCAATAACTCCTATAGGAGGCTTATTTTTCATTGCTGGATGGGCTATGCTTGTCTTCCACGCTTTTCGATATCCGACATCTAGTGTGTCTGAACAAGCATACAAACGAGTTCTAGATGAGCAACACCAACAAGGATAA
- the dapF gene encoding diaminopimelate epimerase: MKIPFYKYQGTGNDFILIDNRMASIPELSPSTIAQWCHRKFGIGADGLMLLQNKEGFDFEMIYYNSDGHLSSMCGNGGRCITAFANFLGIIKDHKAHFLAVDGPHDAVLPKDDYVELKMSDVSIHNYNPAAIFLDTGSPHHIEFVEQIAGLDVYNRGKAIRNNETYKKEGTNVNFVAIQATNCIEVATYERGVENETLSCGTGVTAAALAYHLAFSKDNAPTPVDIKTKGGTLNVRFQRQDQLFHDIWLCGPAKLVFHGFIDL; encoded by the coding sequence ATGAAAATACCATTTTACAAATACCAAGGAACAGGAAATGATTTCATCCTAATAGACAATAGAATGGCATCCATTCCAGAACTTTCTCCCTCTACTATTGCTCAATGGTGCCATCGAAAATTTGGAATTGGCGCAGATGGTTTAATGCTCCTGCAAAACAAAGAAGGGTTCGATTTTGAAATGATTTATTATAATTCAGACGGTCACTTGAGTAGTATGTGCGGCAATGGTGGACGTTGTATCACTGCCTTTGCAAACTTTCTAGGCATTATAAAAGACCATAAAGCCCATTTTCTAGCCGTCGATGGTCCTCATGATGCTGTTTTGCCAAAAGATGATTATGTAGAGTTAAAAATGAGTGATGTATCTATCCATAATTATAATCCAGCAGCTATTTTTTTAGATACGGGGTCTCCACATCACATCGAATTTGTGGAACAAATTGCAGGACTAGACGTTTACAATAGAGGTAAAGCAATTCGTAATAATGAGACTTATAAAAAAGAAGGTACGAACGTCAATTTTGTAGCCATACAAGCGACAAATTGCATAGAAGTAGCTACCTATGAGCGTGGTGTAGAGAATGAAACGTTGTCTTGTGGAACAGGTGTGACAGCAGCAGCATTAGCTTATCATTTAGCGTTTTCAAAAGACAATGCCCCTACTCCTGTTGATATAAAAACCAAAGGAGGCACTTTAAATGTACGCTTTCAACGCCAAGATCAGTTATTTCACGATATTTGGCTCTGTGGTCCTGCAAAGCTTGTTTTTCATGGCTTTATTGACTTATAG